A single region of the Melioribacteraceae bacterium 4301-Me genome encodes:
- a CDS encoding Lrp/AsnC family transcriptional regulator: MLDDLDIKVLRKLQQNGRTKRNELAEEVNLSIPSLSERLRKLEENKVIEGYYAKLNRHVFGYDIMAFIVVIMDSSKNYDKLTEHVKKTPEILECYSVLGEGSHIMKAVAKNTEELEKLLGKIQSWPGVTRTVTSFVLSTIKETTSLDI, translated from the coding sequence ATGTTAGACGACTTAGACATTAAAGTATTAAGAAAACTACAGCAAAATGGAAGAACTAAAAGGAACGAACTTGCTGAGGAGGTTAACTTATCTATTCCTTCGTTAAGTGAACGTTTAAGAAAGCTGGAAGAGAACAAAGTTATTGAAGGTTATTATGCCAAATTAAATCGTCATGTTTTTGGTTACGATATTATGGCGTTTATTGTGGTTATTATGGATTCCTCTAAGAACTACGATAAGTTGACTGAGCATGTAAAAAAAACCCCAGAAATTTTAGAGTGCTACTCTGTATTGGGAGAAGGCTCGCACATAATGAAAGCTGTAGCTAAAAACACAGAAGAATTAGAAAAGTTGCTGGGTAAAATTCAATCCTGGCCAGGAGTTACAAGAACTGTAACTAGCTTTGTGTTATCAACAATCAAAGAGACAACAAGTTTAGACATTTAA
- the glnA gene encoding type I glutamate--ammonia ligase, with product MGKASSSVDKVLNFIKANKIQFIDFKFMDFPGQWQHFTVPSSQLNEDSFEEGFGFDGSSIRGWKSINESDMLIIPDPETMFVDPFIEAPTISLICDVYEPATKEKYSRCPRNIAQKAEAYLKSTGIADTSYFGPEAEFFVFDDVRYETGPNSSFYIIDSIEGKWNSGRDEKPNLAYKPRYKEGYFPVPPTDSLVDLRNEMVTNLINMGVEVEAQHHEVASGGQCEIDLRFAPLLKAADQLLLFKYVVKNTAKKHNKTVTYMPKPIFGDNGSGMHVHTSLWLKGKPLFAGGGYAGLSEIGLYFIGGILKHASSLLAFTNPTTNSYKRLVPGFEAPVNLAYSQRNRSASIRIPMYSSSPKSKRIEFRCPDPSSNPYLAFSAMLMAGLDGIINRIDPGEPLDKDIYDMSPEELKDVPSTPESLGHALKALADDHDYLLKGDVFTEDVINTWITYKIEKEIKPMALRPHPHEFELYFDV from the coding sequence ATGGGAAAAGCATCCTCATCTGTAGATAAAGTCCTGAACTTTATCAAGGCAAATAAGATTCAGTTTATTGATTTTAAATTTATGGATTTTCCTGGGCAATGGCAGCATTTTACTGTGCCTTCTAGTCAATTAAATGAAGATTCTTTCGAAGAGGGATTCGGATTTGACGGCTCGTCAATCCGAGGTTGGAAGAGCATAAATGAAAGTGATATGCTTATTATTCCGGACCCAGAAACTATGTTCGTTGATCCTTTTATTGAAGCACCAACTATAAGTTTAATATGCGATGTGTATGAGCCAGCAACAAAAGAAAAGTATTCCCGCTGTCCACGAAATATTGCTCAGAAGGCAGAAGCTTATTTAAAATCTACTGGCATTGCAGATACATCTTATTTTGGACCAGAAGCTGAATTTTTTGTTTTCGATGATGTTCGTTACGAAACAGGTCCAAATAGCAGTTTTTATATAATAGATTCAATTGAAGGTAAGTGGAATTCTGGCCGAGATGAAAAACCTAACCTTGCTTATAAACCAAGATATAAAGAGGGATATTTTCCGGTTCCACCTACCGATTCTTTAGTTGACCTTAGAAACGAAATGGTTACAAATCTAATTAATATGGGTGTAGAAGTAGAGGCGCAGCACCACGAAGTTGCATCTGGCGGGCAGTGTGAAATAGACTTACGGTTTGCACCTTTATTAAAAGCTGCTGACCAATTATTGTTATTCAAGTATGTTGTTAAAAATACTGCAAAAAAACATAATAAGACTGTTACCTATATGCCTAAACCTATATTTGGAGACAACGGCAGTGGTATGCATGTTCATACAAGTCTGTGGCTTAAAGGCAAGCCTTTGTTTGCTGGCGGCGGTTATGCGGGCTTGAGTGAAATAGGCTTGTATTTTATTGGTGGAATACTAAAGCATGCATCTTCACTTCTTGCTTTTACTAATCCAACTACCAACTCTTATAAACGCTTAGTACCTGGCTTTGAAGCACCTGTTAATTTGGCTTACTCGCAAAGAAATAGGAGTGCTTCTATAAGAATTCCAATGTATTCGAGCAGTCCAAAATCTAAAAGAATTGAATTCCGCTGCCCGGACCCATCTTCCAATCCATACCTCGCTTTTTCGGCAATGCTTATGGCTGGTTTAGACGGTATTATAAATAGAATTGACCCAGGTGAACCATTAGATAAAGATATTTACGATATGTCACCAGAAGAGTTAAAGGATGTTCCTTCTACACCCGAATCTTTAGGGCATGCGTTAAAAGCTCTCGCTGATGATCACGATTATTTGTTAAAGGGTGATGTCTTTACTGAAGATGTAATTAATACTTGGATAACCTACAAAATTGAAAAAGAGATTAAACCAATGGCATTAAGACCTCATCCACACGAATTCGAGCTTTATTTTGATGTATGA
- a CDS encoding response regulator has product MITMATTEQKKKPKLLIVEDDYENQRFLEIFLRRKFDLQICDSEETFYQKIKKEKFDIILMDISLRGKKDGLQLTREMRNHPEFKNIPIVGLSAHTFQQDKDNAYAAGVDVFLTKPAPNDVLMEALTSTLEKKSGIKIN; this is encoded by the coding sequence ATGATAACTATGGCGACCACCGAACAAAAGAAAAAACCAAAATTGTTAATTGTTGAAGACGATTACGAAAATCAAAGATTCTTAGAAATTTTTTTAAGACGAAAATTTGATTTACAAATTTGCGATTCTGAAGAAACATTTTATCAAAAAATAAAGAAAGAAAAATTTGACATTATTCTTATGGATATTTCTCTGCGTGGGAAAAAAGATGGGTTGCAACTTACTAGAGAAATGAGAAATCACCCTGAATTCAAAAACATCCCTATTGTTGGGTTATCAGCTCATACATTCCAGCAGGATAAGGACAATGCTTATGCGGCAGGCGTTGATGTTTTTCTAACTAAACCTGCACCAAACGATGTATTGATGGAAGCCTTAACTTCTACCTTAGAAAAAAAGAGCGGCATTAAAATAAACTGA
- the carB gene encoding carbamoyl-phosphate synthase (glutamine-hydrolyzing) large subunit: MNKKNKKVLIIGSSALKIGEAGEFDYSGSQCIKALKEEGVYTILINPNIATIQTSDYLADKVYLLPITTYFVEKIIQKEKPDGILLGFGGQTALNCGLALHKENILQKYNVQVLGTQIDAIENTEDRQKFCERLSEINVKYPHSKAVTTVEDAVDFATQIGFPVIVRIAFALGGLGSGICRNKNELKKIASKALSYSSQILVEEYLEGWKEIEYEVVRDKYDNCITVCNMENIDPMGIHTGESMVVAPSQTLTNSEYHKLREIAIKTIKHLGIVGECNIQFALDPNSDDYRVIEVNARLSRSSALASKATGYPLAFVAAKLALGYGLHEIRNSITKTTSAFFEPALDYIVIKVPRWDLKKFRLVKRKLGSSMKSVGEVMAIGRKFEEAFQKAMRMLDISVDGITASRTKIYFDNLDTALKEPTEERIFAVVQAIKAGYSIEHIHNLTHINKWFLYKINNIINIENEISKTTLKKFPKELLLKAKQLGFSDRQIANIINVDAHDVFLLRNKYKIKPFIEHIDTLAAEYPAKTNYLYLTYNASQNDSEPDIKKSVIILGSGPYRIGSSVEFDWCCVVTGKTLRKMGYKTVMINCNPETVSTDYDESDALFFEELTIETIYEIYRAIKPLGVIVSMGGQTPNNIAMKLHNVGVKILGTSPTSIDTAENRSKFSALLDQLGVEQPEWSQLSTISEAIEFANKVGYPVLVRPSYVLSGAAMAIAGNDTELIKFLNKAVDVSPEHPVVISKFLINAKELEFDAVAQNGNIVCSAISEHIENAGVHSGDATLVLPPQRTYLETVRQIRAISSNIAKSLNINGPFNIQFIAKDNKVKVIECNLRASRSFPFVSKTLKQNFIETATNVIMGRKVDNHNGINFNYDYVGVKAPEFSFTRLEGADPTTGVEMASTGEVACLGDDFNEAFLKALISVGYKFPLRSILISSGSIESKAELLETCRLLLSLGVKFYATHGTAKFMKSNDLPVESLYWPLESKSPSATDYIKQGKIDLVINIPKNLQEEELTNDYLIRRTAVDYKVPLITNRQLAMRLAEALTNKKIEDLKIKSWDEYDSKF, from the coding sequence GTGAACAAAAAAAATAAGAAAGTTCTAATTATTGGAAGCTCGGCATTAAAAATTGGAGAAGCTGGAGAATTTGACTACTCAGGTAGCCAATGTATTAAAGCATTGAAAGAAGAAGGGGTTTATACCATTCTCATCAACCCTAACATAGCTACAATTCAAACCTCTGACTATTTAGCCGACAAAGTTTACTTACTTCCAATTACGACATATTTTGTAGAAAAAATAATTCAAAAAGAAAAGCCTGATGGAATTCTATTAGGCTTTGGTGGGCAAACAGCACTTAATTGCGGACTTGCCCTTCACAAAGAAAATATTCTTCAGAAATACAATGTTCAAGTACTTGGTACACAGATAGATGCTATCGAGAACACTGAGGATAGACAAAAATTCTGCGAAAGACTTAGCGAAATAAATGTAAAATATCCGCACAGCAAAGCAGTAACTACTGTTGAAGATGCTGTTGACTTTGCTACTCAAATTGGCTTTCCTGTAATTGTAAGGATAGCTTTTGCTCTTGGTGGATTGGGGTCTGGAATTTGCAGAAACAAAAACGAGCTAAAAAAAATTGCTTCGAAAGCTCTTTCTTACTCTTCTCAAATATTAGTTGAAGAGTACTTAGAAGGCTGGAAAGAAATTGAGTATGAAGTAGTTCGTGATAAATACGATAACTGCATTACAGTTTGTAATATGGAAAATATTGACCCAATGGGAATTCATACTGGTGAAAGTATGGTAGTCGCACCAAGTCAAACATTAACAAACAGCGAATACCACAAACTGCGTGAAATAGCAATAAAAACCATAAAACATTTGGGTATTGTTGGCGAATGTAACATCCAATTTGCACTCGACCCAAATTCCGACGATTACCGAGTAATAGAAGTTAATGCAAGGTTATCAAGAAGTTCAGCACTTGCTTCAAAAGCTACGGGTTATCCACTTGCATTTGTTGCGGCAAAATTAGCACTTGGTTACGGTCTTCACGAAATTCGAAATTCTATTACAAAAACTACAAGCGCATTCTTTGAACCAGCCCTTGATTATATTGTAATTAAAGTGCCTCGTTGGGATTTGAAGAAATTTAGACTCGTAAAGAGAAAACTTGGCTCATCAATGAAATCTGTCGGCGAAGTAATGGCTATTGGAAGAAAATTCGAGGAAGCATTTCAAAAAGCAATGAGGATGCTGGATATAAGTGTTGATGGAATTACCGCGAGCCGTACAAAAATCTATTTTGATAATCTCGATACTGCTCTAAAAGAACCAACTGAAGAAAGAATTTTTGCAGTTGTACAAGCTATAAAAGCCGGTTATTCAATTGAACATATTCACAATTTGACTCATATCAATAAATGGTTTTTATATAAAATTAACAACATTATAAACATCGAAAATGAAATTTCTAAAACAACATTAAAGAAATTTCCTAAAGAACTGCTTCTTAAAGCAAAACAATTAGGATTCTCAGACAGACAAATTGCCAACATAATTAACGTAGATGCCCACGATGTTTTTCTACTTCGAAACAAATACAAAATAAAACCATTCATCGAACATATTGATACTCTGGCAGCAGAGTACCCTGCTAAAACAAACTATTTGTACTTAACATACAATGCTTCTCAGAACGATTCTGAACCTGACATTAAAAAATCAGTTATTATACTTGGCTCAGGTCCATATAGAATTGGCAGCTCTGTAGAATTTGACTGGTGTTGTGTAGTTACAGGCAAAACTTTGCGTAAGATGGGCTACAAAACTGTTATGATTAATTGTAACCCTGAAACTGTTAGCACTGATTATGATGAATCCGATGCATTGTTTTTTGAAGAACTGACAATAGAAACAATTTACGAGATTTACAGAGCTATTAAACCTCTTGGAGTAATTGTTTCTATGGGTGGACAAACCCCAAATAATATTGCCATGAAACTTCATAATGTAGGCGTAAAAATATTAGGGACAAGTCCAACTTCAATTGACACTGCAGAAAACAGGAGTAAATTTTCCGCCTTGTTAGACCAATTAGGCGTAGAACAACCAGAGTGGAGTCAGTTAAGCACAATCTCTGAAGCAATTGAGTTTGCAAATAAAGTTGGTTATCCTGTCCTTGTTCGACCCTCTTATGTATTAAGTGGCGCTGCAATGGCAATTGCAGGCAACGATACAGAATTGATTAAATTTCTGAACAAAGCAGTGGATGTCTCACCAGAGCATCCCGTTGTAATCAGCAAATTCTTAATTAACGCAAAAGAATTAGAATTTGATGCAGTAGCTCAAAACGGCAATATTGTTTGTTCTGCTATTTCAGAGCATATAGAAAATGCCGGGGTTCACTCAGGTGATGCAACTTTAGTACTACCTCCGCAAAGAACTTATCTTGAAACAGTAAGACAAATCAGAGCAATTTCTTCAAATATTGCTAAATCACTAAATATCAATGGCCCTTTCAATATACAATTCATCGCCAAAGACAACAAGGTAAAAGTGATAGAATGTAATCTTAGAGCATCAAGGAGTTTCCCTTTCGTATCAAAAACACTAAAACAAAACTTTATTGAAACAGCAACAAATGTAATAATGGGCAGAAAAGTTGATAATCATAACGGCATAAATTTTAATTACGATTATGTTGGAGTAAAAGCGCCAGAATTTTCTTTTACTCGATTAGAAGGTGCTGACCCAACAACTGGTGTTGAAATGGCTTCTACTGGCGAGGTGGCTTGCTTGGGCGACGATTTTAACGAAGCATTTTTAAAGGCATTAATTTCTGTAGGATATAAATTTCCTCTAAGATCAATTTTGATTTCTTCTGGTAGTATTGAATCAAAAGCAGAACTGTTAGAAACCTGCCGACTATTACTAAGTCTTGGAGTAAAGTTTTACGCAACACATGGAACAGCAAAGTTTATGAAATCTAACGACTTACCAGTTGAGTCTTTATATTGGCCACTTGAAAGCAAATCCCCCTCCGCTACAGATTACATAAAGCAAGGTAAAATTGACCTGGTTATTAACATCCCTAAAAATTTACAAGAAGAGGAGTTGACCAACGATTACCTTATACGCAGAACTGCTGTTGATTATAAAGTACCTCTGATTACTAACAGACAGCTTGCAATGAGACTTGCAGAGGCCTTAACGAATAAAAAAATTGAAGACCTCAAAATAAAAAGTTGGGATGAATATGATAGTAAATTTTAA
- the carA gene encoding glutamine-hydrolyzing carbamoyl-phosphate synthase small subunit, with protein sequence MKIYLPCLLKTTNERKKLKQKKTEPSQKAKLILEDKNIFEGYLFGYHKSVAGEVVFNTGMVGYPETLTDPSYKGQILVLTYPLIGNYGVPQLNDSDDLPENFESNKIQVEALVVSENSAEFNHWSALQSLSDWLYKFKVPGLSGVDTRKLTKLLRERGTMLGKIQVENEKIDFYNPDIDNLIEKVTVTQTEIYGNGKRRIILIDCGCKKSIISNLIERNVQVVRVPYNYNFDNENYDGVVISNGPGNPVVYKELVEQTKKLLKKQVPTLGICMGHQILALAAGAKTYKLKYGHRGQNQPVREEGSNKCYITSQNHSFAVDSKKLPSGWTEWFKNLNDGTNEGLVHKKLPFKSVQFHPEAAPGPVDTSFIFDEFLKDVK encoded by the coding sequence TTGAAGATTTACCTTCCATGCCTACTCAAAACTACAAACGAAAGGAAAAAGTTGAAGCAAAAGAAAACTGAGCCAAGCCAAAAAGCAAAACTAATACTTGAAGATAAAAATATTTTTGAAGGATACTTATTTGGCTATCACAAATCTGTTGCTGGCGAGGTCGTCTTTAATACTGGAATGGTAGGCTACCCGGAAACATTGACCGACCCCTCTTACAAAGGACAAATATTAGTTTTAACGTATCCTCTTATTGGCAACTACGGAGTACCTCAGCTTAACGACTCAGATGATTTACCAGAAAATTTTGAGTCTAATAAAATACAGGTTGAAGCTCTTGTAGTTTCTGAAAACTCTGCTGAGTTCAATCACTGGAGTGCATTGCAAAGTTTATCTGATTGGCTATACAAATTTAAGGTACCCGGCTTAAGCGGAGTTGATACCAGAAAACTGACTAAACTTTTGCGCGAACGGGGAACTATGCTTGGAAAAATCCAAGTAGAAAATGAAAAAATAGATTTTTACAATCCGGATATTGACAACCTTATAGAAAAAGTTACCGTTACTCAAACTGAAATTTATGGTAATGGAAAACGCAGAATTATTTTAATTGACTGCGGTTGTAAGAAAAGCATTATCTCTAATTTAATTGAAAGAAACGTCCAGGTAGTTCGTGTTCCTTATAACTATAATTTTGACAACGAAAACTATGACGGTGTTGTCATTTCAAATGGACCTGGAAACCCTGTAGTTTACAAAGAACTTGTAGAGCAAACAAAAAAATTGTTGAAAAAGCAAGTCCCAACACTCGGTATTTGTATGGGTCACCAAATACTTGCATTAGCAGCAGGGGCAAAAACGTACAAACTTAAATATGGACATCGCGGGCAAAATCAACCTGTTAGAGAAGAAGGAAGTAATAAATGTTACATAACCTCTCAAAATCACAGCTTTGCTGTCGATTCTAAAAAATTACCTTCAGGTTGGACAGAATGGTTCAAAAATTTGAATGACGGAACAAATGAAGGACTTGTTCACAAAAAACTGCCATTTAAAAGCGTTCAGTTTCACCCTGAAGCTGCACCTGGCCCAGTTGATACTTCATTTATTTTCGATGAATTTTTAAAGGATGTGAAGTGA
- a CDS encoding septal ring lytic transglycosylase RlpA family protein, translated as MFKIYIIEFVLLFLFYSCISAPKFTTRKVEPPVSGNEEIHNNVGLNKELVLESVTGIASYYAKEFNGQVTYSGEIYDMYGLTAAHPTYPMGTKLRVTNLSNLKSVILEVNDRMPNWPDRIIDLSLGAAIQLGMVKDGLAEVRIDVLQWGTGKK; from the coding sequence TTGTTCAAAATATATATCATAGAATTTGTCTTACTATTTCTTTTCTATTCATGCATCTCAGCACCTAAATTTACAACTCGCAAAGTAGAACCCCCTGTAAGCGGTAATGAAGAAATCCATAACAATGTAGGGTTAAATAAAGAATTAGTGTTAGAAAGTGTAACAGGGATAGCATCATATTATGCAAAAGAATTTAATGGACAAGTTACATATAGCGGAGAAATTTATGACATGTATGGTTTAACAGCTGCGCATCCCACTTACCCGATGGGGACAAAGCTTAGAGTAACAAATTTATCCAACTTAAAAAGCGTAATACTTGAGGTAAATGACAGAATGCCTAATTGGCCGGATAGAATCATAGACCTTTCATTGGGTGCAGCTATTCAATTGGGAATGGTAAAAGATGGGCTCGCTGAGGTTAGGATTGATGTATTGCAATGGGGAACTGGGAAAAAGTAA
- a CDS encoding thioredoxin family protein, with the protein MYIDEQLKNELKKILSVLTKKVKIVFFTQEIECQYCRETRQILTELSEVSDKLFLEVKNFIIDKNDAEKYGVDKIPATVLLDENDKDYGIKFYGIPSGYEFSSLLEDIKMLGTGNSGLPENVEEEIKKINSNVHMQVFVTPTCPYCPTAVITSHRFAYVNEKIKSDMIEATEFPHLSQKYNVRGVPRTVINESTYLEGAAPENVFLDKVKEAINYGVKVV; encoded by the coding sequence ATGTACATTGACGAGCAATTAAAAAATGAACTAAAGAAGATATTATCTGTGCTAACAAAAAAAGTTAAAATAGTTTTTTTTACACAAGAAATAGAATGCCAGTATTGCAGGGAAACAAGACAAATTTTAACTGAGCTTTCAGAAGTTTCTGACAAGCTTTTCTTAGAGGTAAAAAATTTTATTATAGATAAAAACGATGCGGAAAAATACGGCGTCGATAAAATTCCTGCGACAGTCCTATTGGATGAAAATGATAAGGATTATGGAATTAAATTTTATGGAATCCCAAGTGGGTACGAGTTCTCATCATTACTTGAAGATATTAAAATGCTCGGCACAGGAAACTCTGGACTTCCAGAAAATGTTGAAGAAGAAATTAAGAAGATTAACTCAAACGTCCATATGCAAGTTTTTGTAACACCAACTTGTCCTTATTGCCCAACTGCTGTTATAACGTCTCATAGGTTTGCTTATGTTAATGAAAAGATTAAGAGTGATATGATTGAAGCCACAGAGTTTCCACATTTGTCACAAAAATATAATGTTCGCGGTGTTCCAAGAACCGTAATTAATGAATCAACGTACTTGGAAGGTGCTGCACCAGAAAATGTTTTTCTTGATAAAGTAAAAGAAGCAATTAACTATGGAGTTAAAGTGGTATGA
- a CDS encoding DUF6132 family protein: protein MKHKKIFFIRRILPVFVGALLGYAYYYFIGCYNGKCLISGNPYVATLYGAIIGALLTFPSSTKRSIEDAKENNKRN, encoded by the coding sequence ATGAAGCACAAGAAAATTTTTTTTATTAGAAGAATTTTGCCTGTCTTTGTTGGTGCTTTATTGGGTTATGCTTATTATTACTTTATCGGGTGTTATAATGGTAAATGTTTGATTTCAGGTAACCCTTATGTAGCAACCTTATACGGTGCAATTATTGGTGCCTTACTAACATTTCCAAGTTCAACAAAAAGGTCTATTGAAGATGCGAAAGAAAATAACAAAAGAAATTGA
- a CDS encoding DUF1858 domain-containing protein yields the protein MRKKITKEIEIEDLVTQLPPAVTYLMEKGIRCLVCGEPIWGTLENAAKEKGFSDSEINTFVEELNKLYIEKEKS from the coding sequence ATGCGAAAGAAAATAACAAAAGAAATTGAAATAGAAGATTTAGTTACGCAATTACCTCCAGCTGTAACCTATCTAATGGAAAAGGGGATACGTTGTTTGGTGTGCGGCGAGCCTATTTGGGGAACATTAGAAAATGCAGCTAAAGAAAAAGGTTTTTCAGATTCCGAAATTAATACCTTTGTTGAAGAGCTAAATAAATTATATATTGAAAAAGAAAAAAGTTAA
- a CDS encoding peroxiredoxin family protein, translating into MAQKSNKKNSLANQKGGLTKKQRSYIYTGIFIGLAVLLFIFNNSNSEPQQGPYPPNYVPTVSEQKSVNAPDFTLPTTDGKTLKLSDFKGKVVIIDFWATWCPPCRKGIPDLIELKKKFGKKGLEIIGVSVDQDTKDQVVPFIKQYGINYPVVYGNNNVYRAYGGIEAIPTTFVIDKTGKIVASYQGLMPKSVYENHISKLLGS; encoded by the coding sequence ATGGCTCAAAAATCAAACAAAAAAAATTCGCTCGCTAATCAAAAAGGCGGTTTAACAAAAAAGCAGAGAAGTTACATATACACTGGTATTTTTATAGGATTGGCTGTGCTACTCTTTATTTTTAATAACTCAAATTCAGAACCGCAGCAGGGACCTTATCCACCTAATTATGTCCCTACTGTTTCAGAACAAAAATCTGTTAATGCTCCAGATTTTACTTTACCCACGACCGATGGCAAAACTCTTAAACTTTCCGATTTTAAGGGGAAGGTGGTAATAATAGATTTTTGGGCTACATGGTGCCCCCCATGTCGTAAAGGAATTCCCGATTTAATTGAGTTAAAGAAAAAGTTTGGTAAAAAAGGACTTGAAATAATAGGTGTTTCTGTTGACCAGGATACAAAGGATCAAGTAGTGCCGTTTATAAAACAATACGGCATTAATTACCCTGTTGTTTATGGTAATAATAATGTTTATCGGGCTTACGGCGGTATTGAGGCTATTCCAACAACATTTGTAATTGATAAAACAGGTAAAATAGTTGCAAGTTATCAGGGCCTAATGCCTAAATCAGTCTACGAAAATCATATAAGCAAACTTTTGGGCAGTTAG